The window CGGGGAGACGGTCGAGTTCAAGCTGCCAGTCCCGGGCGCCCAAGTGCCATGGACGGCCTGCGCCAGCGCTTCGAGCGCTTTCTGGAACAGAGGAATTTGGCCACCGAAGCGCTAGGGGCACTCGAAGCCAAGACAGGTGTCGACAAGCGGTACTTGGCCACGGGTGAGCCGTCGAGGGCAGCGCTTGGGAGTGCCGCCCATTTTGCCGACAGGCACAGTGAAGCCCTGGGCTATCGGGGCCTCGGACCTCTCCCTTCCTGCCGCCCCTGCTGCGGGTTCCAACTCAGGCGGCGGGGCGCTCCCACAGACCAGCGAGGAGACCGAGATCCTGGGGAGGGGTCGTGGACCAGGACCTTGGTTCTGGCCGCAGTCTCTTCTCGACCCCGCCGTGCGACCTCAGTCGAGGACCAACCCCCTCTTGGCCCTGCAGCCGTCCtttgccccctcctccctcctggcccTGGGTGCCCTCCAGGCAGAAGTCCGGTTCTTCCGGTTGTTCTTCTGGTCCcgggggaggagagggcaggtaGGTAGCAATGCCCTGCCAGTCTCGCCACCCTCTTCccagatggactgtagcctggaagCAAGTGTAGAGATCTTCCCGTTTTCCCAGGGGATGCTCCAGACCAGGAGGGGAAGCGtcactcccacctcccctcccgaGGTTTTCCTGCTAGAATCACCCCACCCCAAGCTCTACCCCTTGGCCTGCCCTCTCACTCTGCCCTACCCTGAGCTGGATTGTTTGACTGCTGCGGTGGGCTTGCAGAAACGTTGGCTGGGGCCCATGGAGAGGGTCCAGTCACCCCTGATTGTCACTTCCATTCCAGTCCCTCCCCTGCCTTTCCTCCTCAGTGACCTTGGGTGGCCTCTGCCATTCTCTGAAACTGTCCAGTCCCTTTAAGTACCGCCCCTATTTTTTGGTGCTTCTGACCCAACCCCCTTCTGCCACCTCTTCCAAGAAGCCCGCCTAGAATGAGTCTCGGGACAGTTAGTTCGGACACTGGGGTGCGGCTCTGGGTGAGGACGTGCCAATGTGTTTTAAGAACCTGTGTACAGATCCCGAGAGTCTGCTTTCCTCCTGTTTCCGCATCAGCTGGGGGATTGTAATGCCAGGCAGCCCAAGGAAGAATCCAAACCTGTCCCTCCAGGTTGCTGGTGCCCAACCCGTGTCCGGTCAGCCAGGGACCTCCCCTGGGAGCAAGCCCTTTATCCCCTGCCTGGCTTTCCACATCCCTGTCACCAGTGGGTGGGGAATTTAGGTCATAGAGCACTGGGGAGGGGCCCGTTGGGAGAGGCCTGCTGAGGAGTCTGGGGGTCACAGGGCAGAAAAACGGCCCAGAGCAGTAGGGGCTGCATGGGAGGCTGCCCCTGCAATCTGCCCTGTCTGGAGCACCCCCCCACTCCATCTGCTGCTGATCTCGGGGATCACCCCCGCCCATGCCCCAGGTCATCTTCCTGTTGCTGAGGCTGCAGAAATCCGGATTGAGGGAAGGGGGGCCCTGGGAGAGCTACTGCTCCCCAACTAGCAATCTCCAGGGAAGGAGTGCCACTCCCCAACCCCCTTTCCCAGATGTAGAAACCCTCAGGCCCCACTTGCCTGAGATTGTctaaaccctcctcccctcccagctaCCAGAGGAGGAAACCCAGAGGAAGCAGTGAGCAGGCTGCCTCGGGCCAGCCAGGGATTCCTCCATTCCTCTCCTGACGCCAGACCCCAGGGATAAAGGCTAACAcaggtggggggggagggggaagggaactCTGCCCTCTGGTCCACTGGTGGCCTCTGTTTCTCTCTGCAGATAACagcctggaggtgggggaggggttgtAAGTGCTCCCAGAAATCAGAGGCTCCCCAAGTGACCTAGTGTGAGCCTCACCCCCACCGCCCCACCCTCCGCCCGCCAGCTTCTGTTTCATCCTGGCTGTTGAATGAGATAGAACAGGGGGAGGGTAGAGCCCTGCATACAAGAGCTTAATAAATGCAACAGCAACCATTCTGATTTCAGAGTGGCTAACACTTGTGgttcccaccccccgccccgctaTGTCCTCTGAACCCTCATTGCTCGGAGTGTGTTTGGACCACCATAGGGGCTCACTGTGTAGGGAGGGGTCCCCTCTTCTATCTTATTTAGTTACCCCCACACCAACCCTCAGAAACTGGGCCACTACTGCCCCattgacagatggggaaactgaggctccaagcaAGAGACACTCACTAGGGGTCTCATAGTGGGTGAGAGTTCTCCATCTGAGGGACTCTGAATGATGCTTTGCATCCTGCCACGAAGACAAAGGCTCTCATGGGGGGGGGGTCCTGTTGCCCCCCAGGGACACTGGACAGTATCTGGGGACATCGGGTGGTCACGACTCGGGGTGCTCCTACCATCAAGCAGCGGGGGCAAGGATGCTTCTCCCAGCCCCACAGTGCCCAAGATCCCCCAGGAGTCAGCAGTAGCAAGGGGAAGAGACCCTTGACTAAGATCAAAGTTACAAACTCTGTTGCCTTTCTCCGCTCTCCAGGAATCAAGTATTAACAACAAAATGGCCTCATTTTCAGGTTCTTCTCccattgttatttttgtttaattgcttagtcgtgtctcagtctttgtgaccccatggactgtagcccaccatgctgctctgtccatgggatttcccaagcaagaatactggagtgggttcctattgacccaaggatcaaacccatgtctcttacatatgcattgtcaggtgggttctttatcacctgcgccacctgggaagcctcttctcCCACTGAGagtagaaagtgttagtcgcttagtcctgtctaactctgcaaccccctggactgtaacccaccaggctcctctatccatagaattccttggtgactcaggataaagaatctgtcttctccCATGACTTCTATTCAAATTCTAGCCCCTTCGGCTCAGCCACTCCTATAGGGCCTGGAGTGAGATAGTTACAATTGCAGAGATCccatattcattcaataaacactgGGCAGGTACTTGGTACAGACCAATCCTGAGGTGCCCACCTGCCCTTGGCGAGCTGGCAGTCCTGTGGGGGAGATGGACATATTAGGGTATTACAGACACAAGAGTCAGGGTTCAGAGCCATGATGGGGGTACCCAGGTGCTACAGGGGCTGTGAGGCTTCTAGGAGGAGAGATGGTGCAGGGTGCATGGGCCAGGCCCAGGGGACGCTGGGGTCAAGGCTCAGCAGGCGAAGCCCACGCCTACCGCCTTCTGTCTGCAGGAGCCGCCACTCTGCTAAGCCTGTATCTTCTGTTCGGGTACGGGGCTCCTCTGCTGTGCAGTCTCATCGGCTTTGCATACCCCGCATATGCTTCGTGAGTGCctgctggggcagggctgggggcggggtgtgGCGCGCCGAGGCACTCTCTGGGCAGCCTCTGACCCTGCCATGCCTCTCCCAGGATCAAAGCTATCGAGAGCCCAAGCAAAGAGGACGACACTGTGTGGCTCACATACTGGGTGGTGTACGGCCTGTTCGGGCTAGCCGAATTCTTCAGCGATCTACTCCTGTCCTGGTTCCCTTTCTACTACGCGGGCAAGGTTGGTACCACCCGGGAAACACCACTCTATCTTGGGAGCGGGTACCCAAAGGGGTGTCTGATGGGGGAAGCCAGGTCCATCACTAAGAGTGTCTGATGGGGGAGGCCAGGCCCATCCCTAAGGGTGTCTGATGGAGGAGGCCCAGTGTGACTCCTGACCTCTGCCTATAGTGCGCCTTCCTGTTGTTCTGCATGGCTCCCGGCCCCTGGAACGGAGCTCATATGCTGTACCATCGCATCATACGTCCTCTGTTTCTAAAGCATCACGAGGCCGTGGACAGCATCGTGAGCGACATCAGCGGGCGGGCCCTGGACGTGGCAGCCGGAATGACGAAGGACGGTGCGTGCATGCAGGGCGAGTGGTGTCCATATGTCTGATCTCAGTCTCCTGGCTTCCCCCGCCCCACTCAACTTCACTCCTGCCTCCTGTCCTCCTGACTCTGACTGGCCTCCATCTGGCATCCCTGCTGCCTCTGACGAGCACTCCTCCTCCCCATCTCACTGTCCGCCTCTCTCTCCCATGCTCTCGGGAACCAGTCCTGCAGGCCTTGGCCCGCAGCCGGGCTCTCATCACCCCGGCAGCCACAGCAGTGGGCCCCTCACTGCCCTCGGAGTCGACTGTATGTAAGCACCCACCCCTGGAAGGGGGGCGTCCTAGACGTGTGTGagtgcacatgcatgtgtgtgagtgcctGCACCTGCCTCTATCCCAGCCAGGGCTGGCTGCCGGTCCCTCAGGTGGGCCGCATGCTGGTCGTCAGTGGCCTGAGCTCAGGTATTACTGACTGAGCATGGCCTCCGGGCCCTTGGGCTCTCAGCATAGGCAGACCCACCTCACTTACCCCTGGCGTGCTCTCTCCACAGCAGGGAAAGTAAGCGTGAACCAGCTTCAGAAGGCCAAGTAAAGCCCCCAGCCAGCCCGAACGCAGACACACCGGACCGTGAGACAGAGGATGTGCCACAGCACAAGTCGTCTGCGCAGTCCTCCACTGACTCACCAGCAGAGCCCACCACCAGCCCCTCGATCCCTGCCAAGTCCGTCCTCAGGAGTTCTACCAGCCTGGGCCAAGCCCAGCCTCAGGCCGTGGCTGCCACCACGGCTGCCAGCACGCAGCTGCCTGGCAAGCCCCGGGGTGGGCTCCGATCTCGAGCCAACTCTTccagccagccccaggcccccGGGCAGCAGCGTGCCCGGCCCTCTACCACTTCCTCAGGCCCTTCCCAGGGGCCCTCGGGCCCCACACATCGGCCCAGCACCACCTCCAGCCAGGGCCCCGCCCTCGGGCAGTCTCCCAGTGGCACCACCACCCCCACGCAGCCCCCCAACAATACGCCCAATGGGCTGGATGCCTCCGCCCCCAAGTCCAGCAGACGGCACCAGAAACGGCCCACGACAAAGGCCACCAGCAGCACCTCGGTGCCAGAGCTCCCTGCTTCCTGCCAGCCTGAGTCCTCCCCAGAGTACAGCTCAGAGTGCACCACCGAGGTCACCTACAGCTGGCCTGACTACAGACACAGGCTCCGCTGCCTGCAGCACTGCTGGCGGATGAAGCACCTGGCCTGCTAGGGAGGGCTCAGTAAAGCTCTCTGGACCAGCCTCATCTCCCCTGTCTGTCTTCTGGCTCTGGGGAGGGGCTTCCTGGGGGCGGGTGCTGGGCcagccccactttacagatgagaagaccaaGGCTCAGAATGGAGGTCTCACCAAGTGGCCGAGATGGACTCTGAGCCCATGTCCTTaagctttctctctccccttcttcagGAGCTCTCAGGCCTGTTCACCACAATCCccttcttttttggccacatcaggcagcatgggggatctttgttccctaaccaggaattgaacccatgctccctgcagtggaagccaagGAAGCCCCCTTCTTTGAAAACTCTTCCAGAGGAGCCAGCTAAAAGCAAAGTCCCACCTCACAAGAATCTGAGTTCAAGCTCTTTATTTgggagggaacccaggaggagcCTATAGAAAGAGATCAAAgtaggaggagaaagaggctgaGAAGGCAGGGGTGGCTAAACCCAGCACATCTGCTGGCACCTGGCGCTCTGTCCCCTGTTGAAAGCACACCTGAGATTTTTCTTGCCCAGGAGCTAAGAGAGCTGGGTAGGATCCACCACCCTGCTGGTCACTGGGGAAGTAGTGGCCATTCACTCCAGCCAGCGCCCCTTGCAGGCACCTCTGCAGTAGGGCCAGGCGTGCAGTTGTTCAGTGGCTAGTGAAGTGAAAatggcttagtcatgtccaactctttgtgacccccatggactgtagcctgccaggctcctctgtccatggaattctctaggacagtatactgaagtgggtagccattcccttctccaggggatcttcccaatccagggactgaacccaggtctccccacactgcagttggattctttaccatctgagccaccagggaagccctgttcagtgactaagttgtgtccaactctttgtgaccccatggactgcagcatataaggcttccctgtccttcaccatctcctggagtttgctcaaactcgtccattgagtcagtgatgctgtctaatcatctcttcctctgatgcccccttctcctcctgccttcaatcttccccagcatcagggtcttttccagtgagtcagctctttgcatcaggcggccaaagtattgtagcttcagcatcagtttttccaatgaatattcgggttgatttcctttagaaatgactggttggatcttcttgcagtccaagggactcaatagtctgcagcaccacaattgtgaaagcatccattttttggcgctcaaccttctttatggtccaactctcacatccgtacatgactactgggaaaaccatagctttgactgtatagacctttgctggcaaagtgatgtctactttttaatatactgtctagttttaTCGTGggtttccttctaaggagcaagcatcttttaatatcatggctgcagccaccatccgcagtgattttggagcccaagaaaataaaatttgtcagtgattccactttttcctcttctatttgccatgaagtgatgggaccagctgccaccAGGCGACCTTCACCAGAGAGGCCGGGAGCCTGGCCGTGGATGTCCGCCTGGCCTCCTAGGAAATTGGGGGGCAGGAGCTGGGTAAGCAGGGACAGGACCTCCTACAACCTGCCTTTGGTTTCCTCTGTGAGGCCAGCACCACCCTGGTCATAAAAACAGGCAGAGACAGGACAGGTAAGGAAGGTGATGTGCCTGCCTGTCGTGTGGATATAGGTGCAAAAACATATGAGCAAAAAGTAGCAAATCCAATCCAATAAGAGAGAAAGCCAGgacaccctccctctcccacttgTTAAAGTTCACATTTCCTGGAAGCACAGCCTAAGTCGGAAGGTAGGAGGTGAGGGGAGCTGAGTGAGGCAGTGGCCTCAGGGGAGCCCCTGGAGCAGATATTGTCTCCTTTTCATGAAAACTGTCTGTGATGGACAAGCCACAACCAGCTGGGGACAGACTGGGCCTATAAGGTGGGAGAGGGATGATGTGTCCCGGGAttgcaaggggcttccctggtgatctccCACAAGGCGGCTGCAGCCACAGCTGGAAGGACCATGGTGTCCATCACAGTCTGCCCCTCACTAGAGCTCTGCGCACCCCTGATTCTGGTCGGTCACACTTCTGGTGCAAGAGGAGGTTTAGGAGGAGAAACCAGGGACCCCAATAGGGCGGTGGCTCCAGGAGCAGCTCAGTGGTTCCCAACTGGGGATGTTCCTGTCCCGGGGCCATTGGGCCATGTCTGGAGATATTTGTTTGGCCATGctgcaaggcttgtgggatctcagttccccgaccagggatgaaacctgcccCCTTGGCAGTAGATTTGTCTTTGGATGACAGCAGGTATCTCCCTGGAGATGCCCTCGAGGTTACAGCCCCCTTCTTGGGAGTGGGCTGGAGTCAGTGACCAACAGCTGTGGGGGCACAAAACATGGGCCCCTGGGCTCCTGGTGGGGTTGATTCAAGGTGGGGTACCTGCTTCAGGGGCTCCCCTGAAACCACCACATCGCtcagcttcccccaccccccaccttctgATTCAGGCTGTGCTTCCAAGGACCTGAACTTGAAtggctgggagagggagggtgttCTGGTTTTCTCTAACTGATACACCGCCAAGGAAGTTCCCTGCAATCCCGGGACACatcctccctcttcccccttgTCGGCCCAGTCTGCCTCCAGCTGGTGGTAGCTTCTCCACCACAGGCAGTTTTCACGAAAATGAGGCAGTTCTGCACAGCCCCCAACCGGGCAGCCCTGAGTCCTCATCCTTGAGAACTCCagcaaggcaggaggaggaggtacTGCATGAGTGCCGCCAGTGAGCGGTAGGTCCATTTCATTCAGTCAACCTGTCAGCAAACACTGAACACCTACTGTACGCCCGGCCTTGCTCCAGGAGCCTAGGATAGATTAACGACCCAGAGAAACTAAAACCCCTGCTCCTGAGAATTTGGGGAGGTCACAGTTGACAGGATAAATGCATAacaggtcagaaagagaagagtgtCATGGGAGAATATGCAGTGAGGAGCTAGGGGGCTGAGGGCAGGAGCTGGAAGCGTTGGAAAAATGCCTCTCTATGGcagtgattttgtgtgtgtgtgtgtgtgtgtgtgtatggccatgcaatgcagcatgtgggagcttagttccctgaccagggattgaacctgtgccccctgcagtggaagcgcagagtcttcaccactggaccatcagagaagtccctggaaGTGACTTTTGAGTAGAGACATGAAGAAAGTGAGGGCATAAGTTTTATGAACAGGGTGGCGGGACTGGGCCAGGCACGGGgggtgtgcaaaggccctgaggtaggaccATGCCTGGCAGGTTAGAGGGAGAGCAGAGAGACCCATGTGCCTGGAACCGCAAGTGCCAGGGCAAGACAGGAAGTGGGTCTGGCAGGGGGGCCATGCAGGTCCCTGGAAGGTGTGGGTgaggactttggcttttactaGAGGGTGTTGGATTTGTTGGGAGGAAGGGATGAAGGCTAATTATTAATGAATCCCCCACCCTACTGAGAAGTCCATGTTGGCTCTAGGGTTGCGGATCTTATCATCTGCTTATCACTGGCCCAGGTGTTTGATGTTGGTGGTGTGGCCTGGGTCTGGGGCAGGAGACAGGGCCTTGGCTCACTCTGCACCTGGCCTTGCCCTGCCCCCCGTGCCCCTTGAAGTTTGTCTCTGGGCCTTGCCTCCGCCACCACCCATTAGCTCATCTGGGAGTACAGGTGAGCGGATACACACACCTGTCTCCCAGGTGGAAGCACTGATATTTATTTAGCTCTTCagacttgtttttaatttaaatgtacgGAAAAGTGTAACCAGCAACTTGGGGGCAAATAACACAACAGGACCAGCCCCACCCAGTCACTTCCCACCCAGGGAGCCCCCACCCTGCCTTGGTCCCCTCTGTCATTGAAGGTCACTTGCATCATGTCCATGATATCTTCTGTCCCCTCCTGTCTGACTCGGACTCACCCCGCTGCTGCGGAAGTGACTTGGGTGTCATTCTTTGTCATTGGAGAGGAGAGCATGTCATTTTGCAGGAAGGCCAGAGAATGATCTGGTCCCCTGCTGATGGGCATTAGAGTTGTTTCCAGTCCGGGCTATTGCGACGACAGCTGCTCAGAACATTCTAGAAGCAGCCTTTGGTGAGTGGAGCTAGCGACTCTCTTATCTGTCAGAGACTGCAGGGTGTGGGGTGAACTTCTGAGTCTCAGGGGCTGCTGCCACCAATTACCACAAGTGAGGCAGCTTGGGACAACCAGAATTCTCCCTTTCAccatctggaggctggaagtccaagatcaaggtgtcactGGCCTGTGCTCCCTCTGGATGCCCCAGCAGAGgatccttcctccctcttccagcttctgggagTCCCCAGGCATCCCTGGGCTTGTGGCCACCTCCCTCGGATCTCTGCCACTGTCTTCACATGCGTATCTTCTCTTTCTGGGCCTCCTCAAGGTGCTTGGTCATTGGATTTAGGCTTCACCCAGGTACTCCTTTGAGACCCTCAATTACATTGCAAAGACCCTTTCCCCAAAGGTCCTGTTCACAGATGCTAGAGGGTAGGACACGAACATGATAATTCAACTTTGTACACGAGCATTACTTCAACTATAGCAGAAACAGCCAAACTGTTTACCCAGGTGGTCATACCATCCTAACCCCCATGCCCTCGACTAACCCTCTGGGTGTGAGACAGTTCGGGGGTTTGGGGCAGCCCCTCAACTGGATATGTGTTCTCCTGTGGGCCAGCCAGATGGTACAGGGTCAGTGAGAGAGAAGCTCAGCCAACAGAGGGGTGATCTCTGCAGAGAATtcaaaacagtaagaaaagcaTCTCACCCGGCTCCCCACAGCTGGCATGCTGCAAGACTGCTGAATACAATCTTTTGTGGGGAGGATGAATTAGCTGTTGTGATTACTACAGTTTTAACAGGAACGCAAGTTCCAAACTTCCTGTTTCCAttctttgtgtgctcagtcgtgtccaactctttgtggccctctgaactgtaacccaccaggctcctctgctcatggaatttttcaggcaagaatactggggtgcggtgccatttccttctccagcgggtcttcccaacccagggatagaacctgcatctcttaagtctcctgcatttgcaggcagattctttaccattagcaccacctgggaagccctgtcataGCTCCTTATTTATCTCAAATCTGCTAGATGAAGTCCAGCTGGCTCCAATATTAACCTCAAAATATTTCTAGGAAGTTGAAGTCCCAAGAACTTAGCTTTAAGTTACACAGAACCAAAGACCAAggagttgttattgtttagtcattaagtcgtgtctgactgtgaccccttgcactgtagcccgcccagctcctctgtccctgggatttcccaggcaagaatactggagtgggttgtcatttccttctccagttttcaTCCTTTAATAAACATTGCCTCCTGCAGGAAGTCCATTTGAAGAATTCCCAGGGCGGGAGGCTTGAGTGGACTCAGTTGTGCATGCCTCCCTGGAGAGGGAGTTTCCGTCTGTAATCACCTGCGGTCCCTCCGGGCAGCGATCCAGTGGCTAACCCAAGTGGACAGTCATTAATAAACCCGAGGATGGTaaatacacaaag is drawn from Bos mutus isolate GX-2022 chromosome 7, NWIPB_WYAK_1.1, whole genome shotgun sequence and contains these coding sequences:
- the REEP6 gene encoding receptor expression-enhancing protein 6, which encodes MDGLRQRFERFLEQRNLATEALGALEAKTGVDKRYLATGAATLLSLYLLFGYGAPLLCSLIGFAYPAYASIKAIESPSKEDDTVWLTYWVVYGLFGLAEFFSDLLLSWFPFYYAGKCAFLLFCMAPGPWNGAHMLYHRIIRPLFLKHHEAVDSIVSDISGRALDVAAGMTKDAGKVSVNQLQKAK